The stretch of DNA acatttttttttctgtagaaacagAGCATGGGAAATGCACGCTAGGATCTAAAGAAACACAGATCATGAAAGCATCCTGAACtgagaataaaatgaagaacaattATTGAAGATACCACAATTCCACTTTGAAAATGAGATGCTGACAAAATTCTGTTTGAACTATATGAAGGAGAAGGTaaatacttttcaaaagaaTAGTTAGGTATAACTCTGCTCTGTTACTAAGCCTACAAGGAGCAGAACTACAccaaaattaaatgcttttggaaaatcaCTCTGATTCTAAGCATTTTGTCATTGGCTTACAATTGTAGCAACAGTTGGACTCTCAGTATGAATGTAATTTGCAAACATGTTTTAGGCAACTTAGTTTGCcattttaaatgtcatctttaaaaggaaattaaaaaaaatccccttctAAAATGTGTGCTTACCTGATAGCTGAATGCAGCCTACTGATCCTAGTGCTTTGCATAAAACAAACTGTTCAGAGGTAAATGTGTTCTAGCAGCACTGAGTGGCTATGCTAAACTAAAGGTCTTCTCAGCATTTCCATTACAAATGTAATCTCAACTCAGCCATATAAACTGGCTTTAAATTATACTGGTTGGCCTACACCCAACCACacgattttttttcttttagtggtTGGACCTCAGATATTATCCCGTGCTCACTCATATCTAAGCTATTGAGGGCCAGCAGAAGTACTCAATGCGtctttgaaatgttctttttctgacaCTGAAATGATGCCTTTTCTAAGTCTGTGATTCAGAGCAGTCTCATGAACATTTAGTAGAACATCAGTAATGGTAAGATCTAAGCACAAGCAGCTTCACACCAAGTGCTACACTACCTATGGATGGACTACAAGTGGCAATGACTACACTACCTACGGATTTTACAGGGGATTTGTACTGCTACATTCAATTGCCAGTAAAATTCACGTTATTTCCAAGGAGCATACAGGGATGGCGCAGAGTCAACACTCCTTTCTCACCATTAAATGCTACTGTATGTCCCGCACTAGCCATAATCTTCTCTCTGGGTTCCCTCTTTTGTAGCCCTAAAGCTACTCTTATAGCTCCACAGCTGCTCTTAAAGGTCATTTTGTGGCTCAGCCAGACAGAGCCATAGTTGCACACAGGTCTCTTGGCGTCAGCCCAGACTTGAGTGGCTCTCTCCACACCTACACCAGCCACTTGTCCTCCCTCCTGAACCATTCCTCTAATTGTGCCAGGGCAAGAGCTTGTGGGGTTACATGGTGAACAGGACTGGGGAGGACTATCTAGACAGAGGAATGGCCACGCAACCACATCCTGAGCCCATCAAGCTCTTTCATAGCCACTGTCTCTCCAAACCCAGTGCTTAACCTTCAGCAGGCAAAGGGATCAGCAATTACTTTTTGGCCTTTAGCGTGAGATGACAAAAGACAACAGCTCCTGTCCCCAGTGTTACAGGAGACAGAAGGCTCAAAATGGGCTTATGCATACCCTTATGCCAGACCAGGACTCCCAGAGCTTCTGAGGGATGTCCCAGCATTTCACTTTTCTCCACACACGGACAATAGATTTTGTCTATATTGGGAatactgttttccattttgactACTGCAGCCACTGCAGGCAGGCCAATGAAAATGCTTGGATgctttttgttagtttgttttggtttttttttttttttttcatttccagagcaTCTGGGGTATCAAAGTAATTTTTGCTGAATAAGCCAATAGGCCAGAAAGGCTGTTCTACAGGTGccttgtttggttggttgtttttttaattaagtttgaATTGATCACATTCCTTTCATCCCTCTGTTCATGGGACTACATCAGGATTTCTTTGGTTTGCTACTGATAGCATTGGATGAACGTACAACACAGTAGATCCTCTGAAAGCAAATCTGTCTTTAGCGTTTCAAATGATCATAGATTTTCTAGGGACTCTGTCAAGCTTATTTGACTCCATTCCTTGATGAGTGATATATCACTGGCTGCAGGAACCTAACAAAATGTTCACTCTGTCCTCAGTGCATTGTCCAAGATGGTTTTCAAGAGACTAACCATCCTATGCTGTATCTCTGTTGATCCACTACTATAAGGCTGTGTTGTTTGTGCCTGTTTTTTCAACACAAGCTGCAGCTGGTGCCCTTCTTACACCTCTTTCTTCATCAGCCATTGCAATGGTGTTTTCATAAACCTCCATAGTTTTTAGCTGATTGTCTTTGGCACCCTCCTGTTCTGCATTGACTTTGCAGCACTTGCAGAAACCGCAGCAGTGTTTCCCACAGAAGGCAACTGTAGACATAATCATATTGTCCCAAGGCTCTAGAGAGTGCATCCAGATGGGTAGGAAATCCCAGTTTTGGAGCTTCTCAGGCAGTGAATGTGGTCGTTTCGTCTGCATAACGTTAATTACAATCACAGCAATACACAGAGCAAACAAGGGAAGGCAAACACCCAAAAGGACTGGCCAGCCTGCCAGTGACAGACCAAATAcaaacaaaggcaaaagaaagaagcagacaaGAAGATAAAATATAGCAAACCATCTGTACTTGGCTGTTATGTTCCCCAAACTCTTGCACAACCGTATTGGGAGCCGGGTAAAAGGCAGCGGGTAAAATAGAATTATCCCGGAGACATTGAAGAAAAAGTGGCACAAGgcaatctgaaagaaaaaaaaaaaagtttgagaagTTTGTTCCTACAAATGCCTTTAAATGCTCCTACCTACATAATAATAACTTCCAGTGGTGCTGACTTCATAATTTCCCTTCTCTTGCtcgtcactttttttttttcttgtcttccatGCTATTTCACTGCCAGGCCTTTCCTGCACAAAGCAAGGACGGGGTAATACCTCATGCATTGTAAAGATCTAAACCTACACACAGGCCATGGCATTTGGAAACAAGGCAAGCCTAGAGGGGACAACAAACCGCCCTGCAGATggagaagttttaaaatgcagctttccaCTGCAAGAAATTGAGTCCACCAGAAATACAGCTGACAAACCAAGCAACAATCAGGAAACAGTTCTGTTGTTAGTAAGGCATGAGAACCATGTGAGAACTGTTCATTACTAAGTTCTGCATCCCTAAGTTTTCAACTAAGAGATGGGAAGAGTAGATTAGATATTGCATACAGGTTGAGAAATTGCTAATTGTACGAACCTGGATTTTCCAAACAATTAGCAAAAAGTTTACAGGGCACTGAGGAGATTCCTGAAATGTGACTTTGTCTAAATCTTTTATGATCATTTGGTTTACatatttcaaaatcctttttaagaaaataagcatgaaGAGACATGTACTTGCTAAAGCTTTCAGAAGTTGCTTGGACAGAATAAGCATACACTGAACAAAACAGTACATTCCCTGCTCCcattatcttatttttctttcataactgTTATCAGACTAAAGCAAACGTGAAAGTACTGGATTCTGATTTTTAGAGTACATTATAAAAATAGCAGGTTAACACGAGAGCTGAGGTTGGTCAAGATAGTATCTTCACGTGATTATATCTGTTCTGTCATGCCTGAGGAcaataaaataacttctgtaattttcttaatttattgtGGCTAGTAAAAAGCATTCATCCTATTCACAAAGGAAACTTCGTTATCTTTTCACTCTTTGATGTAGAGGGTTCATTGAAATGTTATCTTCTGACTGGAATGTTCTTTACCGGATGGTAAATGGGAGCCCAAAGCCAGGCTGCCTACATCTCAAGTAGTATGAGGcaaaaagaaattcaataaAAGCTGGCCAGATTAGATTTACAATGAGAATGTAGTTGTCATGATGCTCACTGCAATGTCACACAGGTTGACAACTTGCCATCTTATGAGTTTTAAAGCCTCCACTTAGATGACAGAAATCCCTGTATACTGCATGAACAGAGTTTGGGTCCTGAGCATGGAACTCAACATAAATTAGTAACCCTCGTAGGGAAAAGACAAGAGAGTTGTCAATGTGAGCACTGAATTCCAAAATGCTAAGATCCCATGCTCTGTGGTCAAGTGGCCAATCCTGTCtgatttctgaataaattaatCAGATCAAGCTAAATTTACAAAAGCAAGATCTGACTATATATTGACATTCTAGGAATGCTTAATAGAAGCTTTTTGCTCTGATAGTTGAAATTAATGAGCAGTCACTAGTAGCACACAAAGAATCAAGCCCAATTTCTATGACATATTTGCATCAGAACTAATTTTGTCAAGTCTTTATTCAGAAAATTTGCAATTCTAAATGAATTCAAGAAAGCACTGGTTTATACTGACCtgtaatgaatattttaatgtactgCCTGGGCTTGCTAAAGCTGCAAGTATAGCTGTTGTGGTTGTGCCAATGTTAGCTCCTAAGGTGAGGGGATAAGAACGCTCAATGCTTATAACACCAATGCctaggagaaaagaaacagcattgaATGATTGCAGAATGctgaaaaaagataaaacatggGGATAAAAATTACAATATTGACAACTTACCAACAAGAGGTGTAATAGCAGATGTGAAAACAGAACTACTTTGGACAACGAAGGTCATGCCAGCCCCCACAAGCATAGCCAGGTATCCAGCTAGCcaagtaaaaggaaaagggaaatctaaaaaaaaaaaaaaaaaagaaaaaaggaggacaTCATTGTCTTTAGAATAACAAAATGTTCCAGTCATATGGAAAACACTATTaagcatttcaaatgtaaatatacTACTTGCATATTGTCTAAAACAAGAAGATTTGGGGTCAGAGTGAGTTCTATTACTTTAATTTACCCTGTTCTTTGCActctctctccagctttccaCTACTGGTCACACTGTGAGATGGATACTAGACTAGGTAGACCTTTGTCCTGACCCAGGGTAGCATATATGTTGTAATACGAGTAGGTACCAGAAATTTTTCCACTGAGCTCAACACAAAACTTTCTAGGTGTTTAAAGCATCTTGGTTTTGGCAAGCAGGCACCTGCTACAGGAATCAGGTCTTCAGAAAGTTCTGAAGACTATCCTGAGAAAATAAGGTGGTTTGTTTTAACTAATTTTAAGCTGATCATCTCCTCATAATTCACTTGTTACTCTTGCAAAGAAAAGCTAATCACACTGATCAGAGAAACTAAGCACAATAGTCTGCAGATTTATGAGTGACAAGAGGTCAGGACTCCATCAGTCAGGAAGACATAGAGGGATTCCAAGTAGATCACAAATGAACAGTGACTGGCAGCTGATCACTTTCtactcatttattttgatttgggCAGTGTTCTTTGCCCAGGAGAAGATAGAAAGGGGACCACTTTGTTGTCCTCCCCATGTTTGTGAGCACTCTCTTCTAACAGAATCAGGTGTATGCCGGGACTGCTTTTCCCTGGTACAGGTCCTGACCTTCCATTCAACGGAAAACGAAgaaaaggcagccaagtggaaaacaaacaaaacaaaacaagacaaaatagCTGTTTGCACACaatgaaaacaggctgaaaaatcACCTGGATAACACAGGGAAAGACATAAAGTACCAATATGCAGGGCTGCTTATCACCCTGAGGAGACGGTTAAGGAATGGAGCAGGGCAAGTAAAGGAAGTTAGACCATTAATCTCTACGTACATTTATTCAGcttactttaaaagaaacatgcagGCCCTGTGCCCAAGCAGGCAGTCATGATCTCAGCACTATCTTTTGAGGATATGAAGATTACATTTCCAACAGCTAATGATTATACATCAAGATACAGAGCCTGAACTTTGGTCTCTGTTGTTAATCTGCAGTCCACAAGCAAGCTGTTAACTAATagcttttaaaaggaagaaaatagcatGCTGAGCTGAAGAAATATCAGGGGGTGATGACTCTGgtttaatactgttttcttgAACCTATTCTGTAATAACTGCATAACAGGACAGCAGATGTCGATAAATGTGCCTAATGTCCTTGCTATTTCTAAGAGCAATCTTCAGGAAAAGCAGGTAATTACCAGTGTTGATTGTCTTCTTGATAACAGTTGCCACTTGTCCTTTAAGTACAGAGTTTAATAGCTTAACGATCATCACCAAACAGGAGCACAGAACAAGCAGGGACAAAGCCAGAAGGATGAGACCGATGGCAAGATCAGGCAGGTCTGCTTCTGCAAAGAGATGCcggcctgaaaaaaaaaaaaagaaaaggaaaacaaataggCATagtcacattttttcttctgatccCAAGGCCAGCTCTGGTTTTCATGCATAGCCCTAAGAACGTGAGACCAAAGCACACGCAGCTTGAGGTGGTGatgaaaagagtgaaaatgcCACCTCCCTGGCTGCACAAAAGCTATGCCTGAGAGGAACTCGTGTATGTACACTTTCATAAATACACAGCGGGCACatctgcagggcaggcagaagcAGGGTGACCACGTGTAAGGAAGGAGAATAACAATGGAGTGAGGAAATTGTGGTGTGCTCCAAGCTGGGCTGTGAGTCAGCTCTTCCCAGGGAGGGCTGTGTGCCTGGGAACGGCTGCTGAACATCCTGAACATATAGGGATGGAGGTATCCAAGCAGCCACCACAGCACAGTAACTGTAGCACCGAGTCACCTGAACAGCAAGGGTGTCATGATACCAAGGACCCCAATTACTGGTATCAGGGAGCATGGAAAGGGATCCATGCGCAGCCAGATgcagtgatgatgatgatgtagctgtacagcagagcagaggctgttTTGACTGCACCTGTAGTAGTACCTTGTGTATGCATACAGGCGAGTGCCTCTTGATACAACTCTGAAGTGGTCTGTAGGCACCATTAGGAAGATAAGCACCTCTGTAAAAGTATTGCAGAAGGAGAAATAGTTCTACTACTCACATTTGCTGATATATTCTGtttcagatacatttttcaTGGTCCACGTCATGTTTCCTTCAGTCCAGCAAAGGTCAGGAGACGTGCAGTTTTCTGAAGGTGAAATTGTGACATTCTGCAGTGTCTAAAATTGCCAGAGAAAGTGGATGGTTCAGTCACCTACAGCCTTCTTTAAGAGCCCGTACAAAGTTCTGGGTTTTTGCTGCAACCAAGAATTCATCAGCTGCAACTACAGGCAGCTTTGTAATC from Cygnus olor isolate bCygOlo1 chromosome 4, bCygOlo1.pri.v2, whole genome shotgun sequence encodes:
- the SLC34A2 gene encoding sodium-dependent phosphate transport protein 2B, whose protein sequence is MAPWPEVDKPETNNYIGDSSKQSQNMPGKEGENHKGNVTSLGNKVEIQPAFSTIALIDETTPEEDPWALPELQDTGVKWSELDGKGKIIRVLYGIGKFIILLGLLYLFVCSLDVLSSAFQLVGGKAAGDIFKDDSVLSNPVAGLVIGVLVTVMVQSSSTSSSIVVSMVSSTLLTVQSAIPIIMGANIGTSVTNTIVALMQAGDRNEFRRAFAGATIHDFFNWLAVFVLLPVEVISGYLYHLTNVIVESFHLESGEDAPELLKVITDPFTKLIIELDKSVINAIATNDESAKNKSLVKIWCVTETNVTLQNVTISPSENCTSPDLCWTEGNMTWTMKNVSETEYISKCRHLFAEADLPDLAIGLILLALSLLVLCSCLVMIVKLLNSVLKGQVATVIKKTINTDFPFPFTWLAGYLAMLVGAGMTFVVQSSSVFTSAITPLVGIGVISIERSYPLTLGANIGTTTTAILAALASPGSTLKYSLQIALCHFFFNVSGIILFYPLPFTRLPIRLCKSLGNITAKYRWFAIFYLLVCFFLLPLFVFGLSLAGWPVLLGVCLPLFALCIAVIVINVMQTKRPHSLPEKLQNWDFLPIWMHSLEPWDNMIMSTVAFCGKHCCGFCKCCKVNAEQEGAKDNQLKTMEVYENTIAMADEERGVRRAPAAACVEKTGTNNTAL